ATTTCCAGACGGTAGACTTGCCGCATGACTGGGCGATTACGGCCCCGTTTTCCAGGGAGATGGCTGAGGGGGAGGCCCAAGGCTTCCGCGACCGGTGGGGCGTCGGCTGGTACCGGAAGATTCAGGTGCTGGAGGAGAAAAAGTCGAGTTACCGCTATTACCTGTATTTCGGAGGCATCTACGAGGACAGCACGGTATGGGTCAATGATAAAGTGGTGGGCGGACGGAAGTACGGCTATAGCCCGTTTCGCTTGGACATCACGGATTTCGTGCATACCGGAGACAATGAGATTCTGGTGCGG
The DNA window shown above is from Anaerotignum faecicola and carries:
- a CDS encoding glycoside hydrolase family 2 protein — encoded protein: MAEGEAQGFRDRWGVGWYRKIQVLEEKKSSYRYYLYFGGIYEDSTVWVNDKVVGGRKYGYSPFRLDITDFVHTGDNEILVRVDNTKKPADRWYSGAGIYRTVKWIEMEERHLEENQVIIKTSLKGKV